The nucleotide sequence AAGACCAACATTAATTATTTCAATCTTACAATTGGGTTGGTTTCATGTGATATCTGATTTTAGTCTCTTTTCATTGAAAAAATCCTTTGTTAGGTTTTGTTTCTCGGCTTTAATTGTaattcattgattttttttatttcagtgTGATAATGGACATTTAGCTTGCGCTTCTTGCTGTCCTAAACTGATGAATAAGTGCCCTTCATGTGCACTTCCTGTTGGTCACAATCGCTGCAGAGGAATGGAGAGTGTTCTTGAATCGATCTCTATCCCTTGCCAAACGCCAAGTTAGGTTGTACCAAGAATGTCTCTTATGGCAAAGAATCAACTCATGAAATGGAGTGTCCCTTGTCTCTTTGCATCTGCCCTGTACTGAAGTGCAATTACAATGGCATATACAAGCATCTATACAGTCATTTGGATATTCACAATCACGAAAACATcggaaaatattattttccgTTTGCTCTTGGCAAGGTTATAAGATTATACGTTGACTTAAGTGAGACAGCTTTAACGGTTATGAAGGAAAAGAACGAAGGTCTACTGTTTGCTGTTCATCGTGTAAGTAAGGCAAATGGTGTTGTGACTGTCGGCTGTATTGCTCCTTCTTTATTGGAAGTTACTGAGTTCTTCTATGATATATCTACAACTGTTGAAAAACGTACTATTGAAATTAAACCTATGAAGGTCAAGAATATTCGAAAATTGAATTCTAAAATTCCTAAAGAGAATTTCATGTTGGTTCCTTCCTATTTCATGTGTGAAGGCCGATGGTTCATGTTGAAGATATGTGTCAGCAAGGTAAACCAAGAGAAAGAATGTTGTGAGATTTAAGTATTTAATTACTTTGGTCATAGACCATGTATTTACTTTGATTAGTTCAGTTACAATATTATATTTCCtccgtttcattttttttgtttgtcaaccaCATAAAATACGATTCCCTCGATTTTATTAGGGAATTTCTGAAAAAGACaattttacccttaatgaaCTAAACCTAATTATTGGCTTATGTCTTTCTCTTAGGCAAcgttctctccttcttcctcgaTTGGCGATCTTCAATCTTCTTGTTCgacctctccttcttcttttcgaTTTATCCTCCTTTTTCGAGCGATCTCTGCTTCCCTTCCATCCTCATCTTTGTCCATCTTGTCGTCTGTTTTGGGATTTGTGGTCGTCGAAACGGTCTTCAAAAGAAATCGTCGGATCGAAGACTCTCTTTGTCAGGTTTGTGGTTAAGATTATTGATGGAGATCgtttaaaacactttttaaaaatgtcgTTCTTTTGTATCGATCTGACTTTAGATCAAAAATTCATATCTGACGAATTGTAGTGGATCGATAAAGGTGGTTGAAGTTGATCTAACGAATTCAAATCGATTAATGTCTTTGATATGGATTTGGAATTTGTAAACTcctgtaaatttggatttttgttacctcttgtaaaacactttttaaaagcCCCTGTTAAACcattttaaaatccaaattcagaTCGATCGTAGTTGATGGATAAAGGTGGTTATAGTTGATCTAACGAATTCAGAAAGATAAATGGCTTTGATAAGGATTTGGAATTAGTAAACtcttgtaaatttgaatttttgttacctcttgtaaaacactttttaaaaacccctattaaactattttaaaatcaatttcagGTCGGTCGTAGTTGATCGATAAAAGTGGTTATAGTTGATAAGACAAATTCAGATCGATAAAGTGTGTTTTTGAACTGTTTACAATGGGTTTTAAAAGCTTTCTAAAACTCAttcaaaaaccttttaaacccATTGTAAAAATGTTAAAGCCTTGTTAGACATTATAAAACACTTTTTTAACACCCTGTAAAAAACCCATGTGAAACCATTTTAAAACGCTTTGAAAACCTTTGtaaacaattcaaaaatactatttaaaacCCTTGAAACTAGTTTAAACCcattataaaaccttttaaaacgcTTGTAAACccattgtaaaaccttttaaaaaccttttaaaactcttgtaaatcTGTTGTAAACTCCTATaatattctttctttaaaatcattttcttttggaaCAGATGGAATCCATTGATTCATTTGAAGCCCTTATACTACCTAGAAGCATTATATGATATGGGTCTTGAACCAAATGATACAGCCACCATATGTCAACATTCAGACATACACTTTGTTAAAAAGGTTAGAGATGAATTAGGAGATGCATATTTCAAGAAGCTTGAAGATTCATTCCTTGGCCCTGTCATCAAGCTTGCTGCGAAAAATACAGACATCAAATTTTCGGGGAAGATATTCCACTATTTGATGCTGAGAAGACTGAAgactaagagcatctccaacccatttcttcatttttgaCTTCATTTTGGAGTAACTCCATTTTGGAGATGGTTTTCCTCCAACCTATTTCTCCATTTTTGACTCCAAAAAAGAATATTCGAAAATATTCTTTGTATAtcttattaataatttatataatgatcctttatttatcaaaattacaaatttgacccaaatattttatttttagcaaaaaagataaatagcatattttttatttttttaaatttattattgaacaaCAATACATTACAAAACATTCATTAATTATTAAGATAAACATAcgaaataaatttttgtttatgcatCCATAGAATGTTTTTCCCACAAATGATCAATTAACGCGTTTCAAAGTGAAAAAAGGAGCTTGTTTgtccttaatttttttatatcgaCCAAGAAATTCTTGAAACCGGATATTATCATCATTTACTGTTTTGACTTCCAAAGATGGAGTTTCTCTTTCGACTTCTATTGGTGCATGGAGATCACGTTCATCCTCGACTATCatgttatgtaaaattataCATGTAGTCATTATATCATGTAGCACATTCTTTTCCCAAAACCGAGCCGGCCCTTTTACAATTGTGAAACATGATTGGAGAATTCCGAAGGCACGTTCAACATCTTTCATACATGATTCTTGTTTCATagcaaaatatttatttttttgacccATCGGCTCATGAATAGTTTGCACAATGGTGGACCATTTTGGATATATACCATCAGCCAAATAATAGTCCATGTTATATTCCTTTCCTTGAATACTATAACGAACCTGAGGAGCAATACCTTGGGCGAGATCGGAGAAAAGATAGGAAGCCTCCAACACATTAATATCATTATTGGTGCCTGGCATACCAAAATAtgcatgccatatccagagatcataatccgccacagCTTCAAGGATTATAGTTGGTGATCCACTACGACCTGTATATTGGCCAGCCCAAGCAGTAGGAAAATTCTTCCACTTCCAGTGCATGCAATCCAGGCTACCATACCTGGAAAACCTCGTGTTTCACCAATGTAAAGAAGTCTAGCAACATCATCAGCCGTAGGTGATCTTAAGTATGTCTCTGAAAATATCTCCACAATagcttgacaaaaaaatttcatgcTTTCGATTGCTGTTGATTCGGCTATCTTAACATACTCGTCTGTGGCATCCGCTGGTAGACCATACACTAGCATTCTTAACACGGCTGTTACTTTTTGTAGAGGTGATAATCCAAGTCTACCAACTCTATCCCTTCATTGTGTGAAGTAGTTGTCATGGGTTCCAACTGCATCAACAATACGAAGGAATAGAGAATGAGACATACAATATCTTCTACGAAACATAACATCACCGTACACCGGAGTCTCTGAAAAATAATCGTTGAACAATCTACAATGTGCGCTCTCTCGATAACGGGTGATGAAAGAACGACCGGGAACTGAGCCATTGTGGATTACTTGGTTATTTTGTTGATTGAGAAGATATTGGATGATCACATTGTTTTGAGCCATGACAAATTgtattgcttcttcttcattttcaagattattaatcatttctatattttcatcatcatttGAAGAGGATGATAAATCATGAGAATGAGACTGATTTGGaaattgaaattcattttaagagagaaaatttAGAGTGAGCAAAGAAGTATATATGCTTTTGATATTATGATGACTAACATGAGTTTCTAGTGGTATTTATAGAGATAATTCATTTAGACATTAATTCAAAAAGCATCAAAAGTGtaagaacttttaaatattttgtctttttcttatatttatttataattgaatttttacaaatttagaCATTTTTACTTGTGTTAGTCATTGTATTGTCACATCTGTTGGATTAGTTATCAAAGTGTAAGaaacatttattaattttctctttGTATTCTCACACTTAtttctaattgatttttttttttaacttttgtatgtaagatatttttatttgttagtcATTATTGTCACATCTATTTTGccttagtttttttaaatgtaagaAGCTATTAAtaacttatttttcttatatttatttataattgatttttttaatgtgaGACACTTTTAGTTTGCTAGTCTTTGTATTGTCACGTCTATATTACATTGGTTTAAAAAGTGTTAGaaactgtaaatattttttattttcttatatttatttataattgattttttcaaTATGAGACACTTTTATTTTTGCTAGTCATTATATTGTCACGTTTATACTATATTGGTTTTAAAAGTGTAAGAagctgtaaatattttttatcttcttatatttatttataattgattttttcaaTGTGAgacacttttacttttgctaGTCATTGTATTGTCACATCTATATTACATTAGTTTTAAAAGTGTAAGAagctgtaaatattttttatcttcttatatttatttataattgattttttcaaTGTGAgacacttttacttttgctaGTCATTGTATTGTCACATCTATATTACATTAGTTTTAAAAGTGTAAGAagctgtaaatattttttttttcttatatttatttataattgattttttttcaatatgagacacttttacttttgctaGTCATTGTATTGTCACATCTACATTACATTAGTTTGAAAAGTGTAAGAagctgtaaatattttttatcttcttatatttatttataattgattttttcaaTGTGAGACTCTTTTAGTTTACTactcattgtattgttacatctATATTACATTGGTTTAAAAAGTGTAAGaaactgaaaatattttttattttcttatatttatttataattgatttttttaatgtaagacacttttacttttgctaGTCATTGTATTGTCACATCTATATTACAttggttttaaaaatgtaagaagctttagataatttttattttcttatatttatttataattgattttttcaaTGTGAgacacttttacttttgctaGTCATTGTATTATCACATCTATTTTTACattggttttaaaaataagaagtttTTTCTCACATTTATTCTTATTTGTTAGTCATTGTACTgtcacatttatatatatatatatatatatattatattttatatttattattgtcacatctatatatatttattctttaaattttatatttattataaatgatttttacatAGTGAGATACTTTAACTTTTTGTTAGCTATTGTATTGTCACATCACATCTATTTACATTTGTTAAAAAGTGTGAgaatgtttaaatattatgtctatatatttactataattgagtatatttttacattaaaaatgaTACTCATCTCTATAAATAGCTTCATGGATTTCTCTTTTCATTCACAACAATGAATCATTTTTATCACTTTCTTAAACACATCTACATCATTTCTTATACACAtctacaccttttttttttggggggtcaAACTCCCGGTCAAACTACACACTTTCTTACTTGACAAGCAAACATGTCTATTCGTTCTTTGAGATATACTAATGAAGAAGATAGGTTTCTATGTCAAGATATACTCAAAGGTGTTTACCAAACAGCTGATCAGTTTTGGGACCGTGTGATGGAAGCTTATGAGAATGGAAAATTAATAACTTGGAGTGAGCGTACAAAGAAATCTATGCAATGCCGAATTCGAACTATTGAGAAAGCAACAAAAAATACTAATTGCATACATCAAACAATGTGAAAAGAGGCGTCAAAGTGGTGCTTCAAATGAAGATATTGTAAGTAATAATTAATATTCgtcaatttttttgaataattaattcctttaattcaattattttttgactaataatttttaatatatttacagCTAAATCAAGCCAAATTAATGTTAGCCGAAGATGATAGTTTCAGTGGAGGTTGGAAATTTAATCATGTATGGAGTATTGTGaagaactttaaaaaattacaagatgATGCCCCTAAACAAGTACCAAATTCAAGTGATATGgagtatacatattttaattcacaaaataatatCCATGATTCCACGATACAAGCTTCATCTGAATTGCCTCCGTTCTCTTCGAATTTAGATGATGAAG is from Camelina sativa cultivar DH55 chromosome 20, Cs, whole genome shotgun sequence and encodes:
- the LOC104772623 gene encoding E3 ubiquitin-protein ligase SINA-like 7, which codes for MECPLSLCICPVLKCNYNGIYKHLYSHLDIHNHENIGKYYFPFALGKVIRLYVDLSETALTVMKEKNEGLLFAVHRVSKANGVVTVGCIAPSLLEVTEFFYDISTTVEKRTIEIKPMKVKNIRKLNSKIPKENFMLVPSYFMCEGRWFMLKICVSKVNQEKECCEI